A stretch of Polypterus senegalus isolate Bchr_013 chromosome 3, ASM1683550v1, whole genome shotgun sequence DNA encodes these proteins:
- the LOC120524841 gene encoding uncharacterized protein LOC120524841, producing MIASALDDVHCQYKIRDKVVRTTTDSGSNFIKAFHVFGAQNDAEVDEDDADLDALDVSDHIEYHDTSIILDEDSGMEYQLPPHQRCACHLLNLVAAADTALAECMNDTFKRLFRATFAKCQGIWNKTGRSSLASEVVEDKCGLQIIRPSATRWNSTYLAIERIIRIIDEKGEDAMRSVCDEFKVKMLSPAEVAFLREHCITMTITIKSFKHSPVRVQHLHGMAAASNPPTSIKTEQAGDIKQDLQATHQSPAKWPADAFWIDDGGSRLGCCCSPFPQVQDLLD from the exons ATGATTGCTAGTGCTCTTGATGATGTCCATTGCCAATACAAGATTAGAGACAAAGTTGTAAGGACGACAACTGATAGCGGATCCAACTTTATCAAAGCTTTCCATGTGTTTGGGGCACAGAATGATGCAGAGGTAGATGAGGATGATGCAGACTTGGATGCTCTTGATGTGAGTGaccatattgaatatcatgaTACAAGTATAATCCTTGATGAAGACTCTGGTATGGAATATCAACTACCGCCACATCAACGATGTGCATGTCACCTGTTAAATCTTGTGGCAGCAGCAGATACAGCTCTTGCAGAGTGCATGAATGACACCTTCAAAAGGCTTTTCCGTGCAACCTTTGCAAAATGCCAGGGCATTTGGAACAAAACTGGGCGATCTTCTTTGGCTAGTGAAGTAGTAGAGGACAAGTGTGGGCTACAGATCATTCGTCCCAGTGCAACACGGTGGAATTCAACCTATCTTGCCATTGAAAGAATAATACGCATCATTGATGAGAAGGGGGAAGATGCCATGAGAAGTGTGTGTGACGAATTCAAGGTGAAAAT GTTGAGTCCTGCAGAAGTTGCATTCCTCCGGGAGCATTGCATCACCATGACCATCACCATTAAAAGCTTCAAACATTCTCCAGTCAGAGTCCAGCACCTACATGGGATGGCTGCTGCCAGTAATCCACCAACTTCTATCAAAACTGAACAGGCCGGAGACATCAAGCAAGACCTGCAAGCCACTCATCAAAGCCCTGCAAAATGGCCCGCAGATGCGTTTTGGATAGATGATGGCGGATCCAGACTTGGCTGTTGCTGCAGTCCTTTTCCCCAAGTTCAAGACCTCCTGGACTGA